From Macaca fascicularis isolate 582-1 chromosome 14, T2T-MFA8v1.1, a single genomic window includes:
- the CD59 gene encoding CD59 glycoprotein isoform X2, with amino-acid sequence MEDKVYYAVVDEKSDTHFSDFFAVGPASEAMSSGSLLALDEGMLGCDNGSQERCRARARRWVESRDRRLGEARRGRGRGFLTAGLGLPPVGGATFRDVVVRALEPRLFGAGLRRKGGAALRRGGACGTSKPRRLGA; translated from the exons TAGTGGATGAAAAATCAGACACTCATTTCTCAGACTTCTTTGCTGTGGGCCCGGCCAGTGAGGCAATGAG CTCTGGCTCGCTCCTTGCCCTGGATGAGGGTATGCTGGGATGTGACAACGGGAGCCAGGAGCGTTGCAGAGCCAGAGCGAGGCGGTGGGTGGAGTCGAGGGACCGGAGGctaggcgaggcgaggcgaggccgAGGGCGTGGCTTTCTCACTGCGGGGCTTGGCCTGCCGCCGGTGGGCGGGGCCACGTTCCGGGACGTGGTCGTCCGAGCTTTGGAACCCCGCCTGTTCGGGGCGGGGCTGAGGCGAAAGGGTGGGGCCGCGCTCCGTCGGGGCGGGGCTTGTGGAACCTCGAAACCCCGGCGACTCGGGGCCTGA
- the C14H11orf91 gene encoding uncharacterized protein C11orf91 homolog, producing MPKGRRGSHSPTMSQRSAPPLYFPSLYDRGISSSPLSDFNIWKKLFVPLKAGGATVGGATVGGAGGARSLPQAPPAPAPPPPPPPGLGPPGERPWPSPWPSGLASIPYEPLRFFYSPPPGPEVAVSPLAPRPSTPRLASASHPEELCELEIRIKELELLTITGDGFDSQRYTFLKALKDEKLQGLKTRQPGKKSASLS from the exons ATGCCAAAGGGGCGGCGCGGCAGCCACAGCCCCACCATGAGCCAGCGGTCGGCCCCGCCCCTCTATTTCCCGTCCCTGTACGACCGCGGCATCTCCTCGTCCCCGCTCAGCGACTTCAACATCTGGAAGAAGCTCTTCGTGCCGCTGAAGGCGGGCGGGGCGACAGTGGGCGGGGCGACAgtgggtggggcggggggggcCCGGTCCCTGCCCCAGGCGCCCCCCGCCCcggcgcccccgcccccgccaccaCCCGGCCTGGGTCCCCCCGGCGAGCGCCCCTGGCCCTCGCCCTGGCCCTCTGGCTTGGCCTCCATCCCCTACGAGCCTCTGCGCTTCTTCTACTCGCCGCCGCCGGGGCCTGAGGTGGCTGTCTCGCCCCTGGCCCCCCGCCCCTCGACCCCCAggctcgcctctgcctcccaccccgAGGAACTGTGCGAGCTGGAGATCCGGATTAAGGAGCTGGAGCTGCTCACCATCACTGGGGACGGCTTCGACTCCCAGCGCT ATACATTCCTGAAGGCGCTAAAAGACGAAAAGTTACAAGGACTGAAGACCAGGCAACCTGGAAAGAAGTCAGCCTCTCTCTCCTGA